In the genome of Podospora pseudocomata strain CBS 415.72m chromosome 2 map unlocalized CBS415.72m_2.2, whole genome shotgun sequence, one region contains:
- a CDS encoding uncharacterized protein (EggNog:ENOG503PHMZ) translates to MSHHFSTAEQSFVQQFYQHDQPLADHFYQASHLPSYQPDEQSLGYEFYLSAQIAGLQPYEGARITTGQSIGHQYYQPDLLANPQSYQAEQTTPYQPAKPKLPSVNYQGDFTNSHNHSATIDPNESSSLYLTHLPPDITVTTLLDTIYLSVPELDDRIFTCSIRPPSPTQGYHHAAATTITFSRAGGAERLCDRINNPPFLSINGIRYSSQVAEPPEIRVPEHNFRVLLISLRSANFAGFVNRLVPLLQRQHGGVRFET, encoded by the exons ATGTCACACCATTTTTCAACCGCCGAGCAGTCTTTCGTTCAGCAATTCTACCAGCACGACCAACCCTTGGCCGATCATTTTTACCAGGCTTCACATCTTCCCAGCTACCAGCCTGACGAGCAGTCTCTCGGTTATGAATTCTATCTGTCGGCTCAGATCGCCGGTCTTCAACCTTACGAAGGCGCTAGGATTACCACAGGGCAGTCTATCGGTCATCAGTACTACCAACCAGACCTGCTGGCCAACCCTCAGTCTTACCAGGCTGAACAGACCACCCCTtaccagccagccaagccGAAATTGCCTTCGGTGAACTACCAAGGTGACTTTACCAACTCCCATAACCACTCCGCCACGATCGATCCGAATGAGTCTTCATCCCTATACTTGACCCATCTCCCGCCAGACATCACCGTGACCACTCTCCTCGATACCATCTACCTCAGCGTTCCCGAGCTCGACGACCGCATCTTTACATGCAGTATTCGACCCCCTTCTCCGACTCAGGGGTATCACCACGCGGCCGCAACAACCATCACCTTTTCCCGAGCGGGCGGTGCCGAACGGCTTTGCGATCGCATCAACAACCCGCCATTCCTTAGCATCAACGGAATCAGATACAGTT CACAGGTCGCCGAGCCGCCCGAGATAAGGGTTCCTGAGCATAATTTCAGGGTGTTGCTCATCAGTCTCCGATCGGCCAATTTTGCTGGCTTTGTCAACAGGTTGGTTCCCCTGTTGCAGAGGCAGCATGGTGGAGTGAGATTCGAGACCTAG
- a CDS encoding uncharacterized protein (EggNog:ENOG503P9KV), whose product MPALLPGGGASYTESHSYHSRTKAETWLPRLMLGALVAMGIGSTIGASLSGVVFGSTGDLKREGVGIAQSFVLFASILSFFYIILHFLAAKKGDSLYLNFDPPIPSFKHQLHAWAGVVIRLAVVMWSSAIIAVAVGIYHGGGGHRTVRLNLDMFACSLGVVFGSVVMVVVHVASRPFDIPVMSSRNEEIDSEEEYDEKQARGSYSTSGDGRDGITGESTIRATPPGFKSHRPKMPSKSASNISGSSLPSRMRSGKMGRVRRYILQAPAPAVLALVKSPELSRPGRVPTPESPIGPPQRDSQRLEELLVPRASASDSYFTASSPTLMQRADPMQEMPGGKGERPVSPDTVIYAPRPATTVRLNRRKNNLSPAAGSELPFPITPSPPPAPAPPPPPPPPAPVTTAPPRPSVHTIPGSWEIHHEP is encoded by the exons ATGCCAGCGTTATTGCCAGGAGGCGGGGCATCCTACACCGAGAGCCACAGCTACCACTCGAGAACAAAGGCGGAGACATGGCTCCCTCGGCTGATGCTAGGGGCGCTGGTGGCGATGGGAATAGGGAGTACCATCGGGGCGTCGCTATCAGGGGTTGTATTTGGGAGCACGGGGGATCtgaagagggaaggggtgggaatTGCGCAGAGTTTTGTGCTGTTTGCT TCGATATTATCCTTCTTTTACATCATCCTCCATTTCCTtgccgccaagaagggcGACAGCCTCTACCTCAACTTTGACCCTCCCATCCCGAGCTTCAAGCACCAGCTTCATGCCTgggctggggtggtgatacggttggcggtggtgatgtggagCAGTGCTATTATTGCCGTTGCGGTGGGGATATAccatgggggaggggggcataGGACGGTGAGGTTGAATCTGGATATGTTTGCGTGTTcgttgggggtggtttttgggAGTGTGGTTATGGTTGTGGTGCATGTGGCTAGTAGGCCGTTTGATATCCCggtgatgtcgtcgaggaaCGAGGAGATTGACAGTGAGGAGGAGTACGATGAGAAGCAGGCGAGGGGATCATACAGCACTtctggtgatgggagggatggCATAACGGGTGAAAGCACCATACGGGCGACGCCCCCGGGATTCAAAAGCCATCGGCCGAAAATGCCGTCAAAGTCTGCGTCTAATATCAGTGGGTCGAGCTTGCCAAGCAGGATGAGGTCTGGGAAGATGGgaagggtgaggaggtataTCCTTCAGGCACCTGCTCCGGCTGTTCTGGCGCTGGTGAAGAGTCCTGAGCTGAGTCGTCCGGGTCGTGTGCCGACACCGGAGAGTCCTATTGGGCCGCCGCAGAGGGATAGtcagaggttggaggagctgttggttCCGAGGGCGTCGGCTTCTGATTCGTATTTTACGGCGAGCTCGCCTACTTTAATGCAGAGGGCGGATCCGATGCAGGAGATGCCTGGGGGGAAGGGCGAGAGGCCGGTTTCGCCGGACACGGTGATTTATGCTCCGAGGCCTGCGACGACGGTTAGGTTGAATCGGAGGAAGAATAACCTAAGCCCGGCAGCAGGGAGTGAGCTGCCTTTTCCGATtacaccatctccaccaccggcgcctgctcctccacctccgccgccaccaccagcgccggTGACGACAGCACCACCGCGTCCGAGTGTGCATACCATTCCAGGCTCGTGGGAAATACATCATGAACCTTGA